The following are from one region of the Methanospirillum hungatei genome:
- a CDS encoding tetratricopeptide repeat protein has protein sequence MAFLKKDQQDRAYYAFKEGLRIDPENSELWFQTGIVLAKQERHRDAIKMYRNALKYDPDNLNAQLRLGMSMHEVGMYKEAIPVLSHLIERESENEQAWMYRGACHLALGKFREALSDFETAIDWGSEQTEVWVLKGYCHVQIGEFQEALDAYSFAVEINPDDPVAFFGLANALVHLDERDQAIEELRKAVKIDPEYADAWRMLADLFADSGEIAQASNAYEQVLKLEPWDLDTRYSYSILKAELSDDKAAVTDILNQIINEGQESVTFYNNHGLTLMHLKKYESALQAFNRALQLGPDNPSVWHNHGAALYKLKWLKDAMKSFQHSLKLNPKNVNAWIGIGMVATAQYEFSRAAAAYTHATELCPRKVNVWIMLGDTQTERSMFQDAVAAYEKALELEPDNPTAWNQRGLALRLMDSHPAALESFEHAGETKNARPESWINHAITSFELGEYDQSVNSFERACKFGPIPVDSWLIYLNALAYEHENMKVIKGAERFIELFGPDAEVLFLLGVAQYELKQYEAALHHFRETIKLDKDHNDSLFWAGLTLLELFQFPEAITCFEQVEDNHPDDYQAWYYHGKALVSRGELQKAEFILKHSIQIYDQSYEAWYLLADVQSSRKAYSDALQSIGKALELVPSSNSALILKATIQVALGSFRGACQTYALISEPDASDPAVLIGYARALYHTGSFREAYARVTRLLVNDEKNPDLWHLRAEIERAQGLFDEAAHALTQACKYAPNNKKLQSLQGIVLYEAGKYPEAISVLEKVLEVDSQNGELWKRKGAAHEALLQYELASAAYLKASEFLHDDPDLIRRLGVSLYRSGKCDLSIQKLDQYLEVVPDDPDIWEMKGRALYNMGEYLLASNALSQAALYHPDDTNLLFRYTQSLVKSGELLSAIPTLDQILERDPDNADAWKLKAEIEQALGRSDEAAHAVEEALRQIPDDPGLMLARVKTLYESDNYPESLDMVRRVIDKAPDNSEAWSLYAELLWMTADHNAAAAAYERILAHDDTNARAWFLKGDSLQNAGRFEEAAIAHERAFSLGGDPSVGLMLSKKMRYLQQRKT, from the coding sequence ATGGCATTCCTCAAAAAGGATCAACAAGACCGGGCGTATTACGCATTTAAAGAAGGACTTCGTATTGATCCGGAAAACTCAGAACTCTGGTTTCAGACTGGAATAGTCCTTGCAAAACAAGAGCGCCATCGTGACGCTATAAAGATGTACCGGAATGCTCTCAAATATGATCCGGACAATCTCAATGCACAACTCCGGCTTGGTATGTCAATGCACGAAGTCGGAATGTATAAAGAAGCCATCCCCGTTCTATCCCATCTCATTGAAAGAGAGAGTGAAAATGAGCAGGCATGGATGTACCGGGGAGCCTGCCATCTTGCTTTAGGAAAATTCCGTGAAGCACTCAGTGACTTTGAAACGGCCATTGATTGGGGATCTGAACAAACAGAAGTATGGGTCCTAAAGGGGTATTGTCATGTTCAAATTGGTGAATTTCAAGAGGCACTTGACGCTTATTCATTTGCCGTTGAAATAAACCCTGATGATCCTGTTGCATTTTTTGGCCTGGCAAATGCCCTTGTTCATCTTGATGAACGGGATCAGGCGATTGAGGAACTGCGAAAGGCAGTAAAAATTGATCCTGAATATGCTGATGCCTGGAGGATGCTTGCTGATTTGTTTGCTGATTCCGGAGAGATTGCCCAGGCTTCAAATGCATATGAACAGGTTTTAAAGCTTGAACCCTGGGATCTTGATACCCGATATTCCTATTCAATTTTAAAAGCTGAATTATCGGATGATAAAGCCGCAGTAACCGATATTTTAAATCAGATAATAAATGAAGGCCAGGAATCAGTTACCTTTTACAATAACCATGGCCTCACGCTCATGCACCTGAAAAAATATGAGAGTGCGTTACAGGCTTTCAACCGTGCATTACAACTTGGACCTGATAATCCATCAGTATGGCATAATCATGGTGCGGCTTTGTACAAACTTAAGTGGTTAAAGGATGCAATGAAATCATTTCAGCATTCTCTAAAATTAAATCCGAAAAATGTCAATGCATGGATAGGTATCGGGATGGTTGCAACTGCACAGTACGAATTCAGCCGGGCTGCTGCAGCGTATACTCATGCAACAGAGCTCTGTCCCCGGAAGGTAAATGTCTGGATAATGCTTGGCGATACGCAGACTGAAAGAAGTATGTTTCAGGATGCAGTGGCAGCATATGAAAAAGCCCTTGAACTAGAGCCTGATAACCCAACTGCCTGGAATCAGCGAGGACTTGCTCTTCGGCTTATGGATAGTCACCCTGCTGCCCTGGAGTCATTTGAACATGCAGGTGAGACGAAAAACGCTCGTCCAGAATCCTGGATTAATCATGCAATTACCAGTTTTGAATTGGGTGAATATGATCAATCGGTGAACTCCTTTGAACGAGCTTGTAAATTCGGACCGATTCCTGTCGACAGCTGGCTTATTTATCTGAATGCTCTGGCTTACGAGCATGAGAATATGAAGGTCATTAAGGGGGCAGAACGGTTTATAGAACTCTTTGGTCCGGATGCGGAAGTACTATTTCTACTGGGGGTAGCTCAATACGAACTTAAGCAGTATGAGGCTGCTTTGCATCATTTCAGAGAGACCATAAAACTAGATAAAGATCATAATGATTCATTGTTCTGGGCCGGATTGACTCTTCTTGAACTCTTTCAGTTTCCTGAGGCAATTACCTGTTTTGAACAGGTTGAAGACAATCATCCCGATGACTATCAGGCCTGGTATTATCATGGAAAAGCCTTGGTTTCACGTGGAGAACTTCAGAAAGCTGAGTTTATCCTGAAACATTCTATTCAGATATATGATCAGTCATATGAGGCCTGGTACTTGCTTGCCGATGTGCAGAGTTCAAGAAAGGCCTATTCTGATGCCTTACAGTCAATTGGAAAAGCTCTTGAGTTAGTTCCCTCTTCAAATAGTGCACTCATACTAAAAGCCACCATTCAGGTTGCACTTGGATCATTCCGGGGTGCCTGTCAGACGTATGCTCTTATCAGTGAACCGGATGCAAGTGATCCTGCTGTTCTGATTGGTTATGCCCGTGCATTATACCATACCGGTTCATTTCGGGAAGCATATGCCCGGGTTACACGTCTTTTAGTAAATGATGAGAAGAATCCTGACCTATGGCACCTTCGGGCAGAAATCGAACGGGCCCAGGGATTATTTGACGAAGCAGCCCATGCCCTTACCCAGGCATGTAAATACGCACCGAATAATAAGAAACTCCAATCTTTGCAAGGTATCGTGCTTTATGAAGCAGGAAAATATCCAGAGGCGATATCAGTTCTTGAGAAGGTTTTGGAGGTTGATTCTCAAAATGGGGAGTTATGGAAACGAAAGGGTGCTGCTCATGAAGCATTACTCCAGTATGAACTGGCATCAGCAGCGTACCTGAAAGCATCAGAATTTTTGCATGATGATCCGGATCTTATCCGAAGACTAGGTGTGTCACTCTATCGAAGTGGAAAATGTGATCTTTCAATTCAAAAATTGGATCAATACCTTGAGGTAGTTCCTGATGATCCTGATATCTGGGAGATGAAAGGAAGGGCACTATACAACATGGGAGAATACCTGTTGGCATCTAATGCCCTGTCTCAAGCGGCATTATACCACCCGGATGATACAAATTTGCTCTTCCGGTATACACAAAGTCTGGTAAAATCCGGAGAGTTACTCTCTGCTATTCCTACTCTTGACCAGATTCTTGAACGCGATCCGGATAATGCGGACGCCTGGAAGTTGAAAGCCGAAATTGAACAGGCTTTAGGAAGAAGTGATGAAGCTGCTCATGCAGTGGAAGAAGCATTACGACAGATTCCTGATGATCCTGGTCTCATGCTTGCCAGGGTTAAAACATTGTATGAATCAGACAATTATCCAGAATCTCTTGATATGGTCAGAAGGGTTATTGATAAAGCTCCTGATAATTCTGAAGCTTGGTCATTGTATGCTGAACTCCTCTGGATGACTGCTGATCACAATGCTGCCGCCGCTGCATATGAACGAATACTTGCTCATGACGATACTAATGCCAGAGCCTGGTTTTTAAAAGGAGATTCTCTTCAGAATGCTGGCAGGTTTGAAGAGGCTGCTATCGCCCATGAGCGGGCGTTTTCTCTGGGTGGAGATCCATCTGTCGGACTCATGCTCTCGAAAAAAATGAGATATTTACAACAAAGAAAAACATAG
- a CDS encoding PaaI family thioesterase, protein MNFGESFLTSDRFASELGIVYEESGAGHATLSLRISSKHLNAHGTVHGGVIFTLADCAFAIACNTDDVPSVAINTSISYMRPVSGGILIAKASEFSKTKTLGTYSVVVLDGDERKIAQFQGMAYRIQPDTR, encoded by the coding sequence ATGAATTTTGGAGAATCGTTTCTTACATCTGATCGTTTTGCCAGTGAATTGGGTATCGTATATGAAGAATCAGGAGCAGGACATGCAACTCTTTCGCTTAGGATATCATCAAAACATCTGAATGCGCACGGAACGGTGCATGGAGGTGTAATCTTTACGCTTGCTGACTGTGCATTTGCCATAGCCTGCAATACTGATGATGTACCATCTGTCGCAATTAATACATCAATTTCATATATGAGGCCAGTATCAGGGGGAATTCTCATTGCTAAAGCCTCTGAGTTTAGTAAAACAAAAACACTTGGAACGTATTCAGTGGTCGTTCTTGATGGTGATGAAAGAAAAATTGCACAATTCCAAGGAATGGCGTACCGTATCCAGCCTGATACCAGATAA
- a CDS encoding protein-tyrosine phosphatase family protein has protein sequence MPELSRLLFRKVSLPEYLPGSLFLHPMPGKYEDIATFEHELKKRNINYIICLPDMDEIAEVSPQYLTYIHKPDREISIECFPISDFGVPEHPEKFLVLAKKYSQLLIKGESLLVHCRMGIGRTGLFAVILLMTAGVCRVDAEHIIRNAGAGAQTYAQKQIIYWANDHLNEPEKK, from the coding sequence ATGCCTGAATTATCAAGGTTATTATTCAGGAAAGTCTCTCTCCCGGAGTACCTGCCCGGGTCATTATTTCTTCATCCGATGCCAGGAAAATATGAAGATATCGCAACATTTGAACATGAACTGAAAAAAAGGAATATTAATTATATTATCTGCCTGCCTGACATGGATGAAATAGCAGAGGTCTCACCACAATACCTGACCTACATACACAAACCAGACCGTGAGATATCCATAGAATGTTTTCCAATATCAGATTTTGGTGTACCCGAACATCCGGAAAAATTCCTTGTTCTTGCAAAAAAATACTCCCAACTTTTAATCAAGGGTGAATCATTATTAGTTCACTGCAGAATGGGAATTGGCAGAACCGGATTGTTCGCAGTTATTCTCTTAATGACTGCAGGAGTCTGTAGAGTTGATGCTGAGCATATCATTCGTAATGCTGGTGCCGGTGCACAAACCTATGCTCAAAAACAAATTATATACTGGGCTAACGATCACCTCAATGAGCCAGAAAAAAAGTGA
- a CDS encoding zinc ribbon domain-containing protein, with translation MSEKSNVCQSCGMPLLKGEDFGTEENGSTSSIYCSYCYQQGSFTDKNASFEGIAEHGAQIMSQMYGMPIEKARTFVIDQIKTLYRWSGRIAPSCQSCGMAIFSDTDAGTEHDGTLSSLYCTYCYQNGEFTEPDLTHDTMIKKYAPILANQLEVPSDKAEEMVRVFTSGLSRWKK, from the coding sequence ATGTCAGAAAAATCAAATGTTTGTCAAAGTTGCGGCATGCCCCTTTTGAAAGGTGAAGATTTCGGAACTGAAGAAAATGGAAGTACATCTTCGATATATTGTTCTTATTGTTATCAACAGGGATCATTTACCGATAAAAATGCATCTTTTGAGGGAATAGCAGAACATGGTGCTCAGATCATGTCACAAATGTATGGCATGCCCATTGAAAAAGCCAGAACATTCGTGATTGATCAGATAAAAACTTTGTATCGGTGGAGTGGGCGTATTGCACCTTCTTGCCAAAGCTGTGGCATGGCAATATTTTCTGATACTGATGCTGGTACAGAACATGATGGCACTTTGAGCTCATTATATTGCACTTATTGTTATCAGAATGGAGAGTTTACCGAGCCAGACCTTACTCATGATACAATGATAAAAAAATATGCTCCAATCCTGGCAAACCAATTAGAGGTTCCATCTGATAAAGCAGAAGAGATGGTTAGAGTATTTACTTCTGGCCTATCAAGATGGAAAAAATGA
- a CDS encoding rubredoxin has translation MASWVCTKCGYLYDDRFGDPEHGVPAGTPFEKIPDSWVCPRCKASKAFFAKRKE, from the coding sequence ATGGCTTCATGGGTTTGTACGAAATGTGGATATTTGTATGATGATCGGTTTGGTGATCCTGAGCATGGAGTTCCAGCTGGGACCCCTTTTGAAAAGATTCCAGACTCCTGGGTCTGCCCCCGTTGTAAAGCATCAAAGGCATTCTTTGCTAAAAGAAAAGAATGA
- a CDS encoding ATP-binding protein, with amino-acid sequence MKPGTDSGLHISLPVLVMVVLTTIFILVTGIISVLILDQTYQHLMHEWDNDVRHNEQYLENSLKLINLGLLLFDHTFDASMKEQFGYFIEAYNQSGNDPSLMNLTHLKLQLNPSLRNIADFYIINSSGIVIDTTYPGDLGLDFKIWPAVYEDISNIRNGSVFEADRAVYGFSSAKNSRKFAYQPTPDHQYLFEISYLIGDYDAARKNFSYAQVMRTFVNDTPHIRSLTLYDSMNRILWSSDGKRTLPNSEVINFVKGSFERGNRTWISDPVNNSEVYYKFIEISDESTVSGNMLDLVARIEYDTSVREAHLNSLKLYHVLVSFIAILLGIFIAYFLANHITRPMRKIIDDINRIAHGDLCHRVSYSGSAEFTQLEASLNLLITHLNDLITNLQEKEQYLRESKEGYQTLVERLNEGIWIVDKNEITTFVNSRMAEILETTPDEIIGKHARDIIHPSNYDLFDTKMSNRHHGISERYEISLLTSKNNLIFTEISASPSLSDDGKYIGSFGIVTDISERKENEQKIRSYTLELEKRTHELEVVRDELFRINKNLDSIVHERTKEVFRLLEQKNDFIMQLGHDLRTPLTPILGLLPRLYEISGEEHDMILQIIERNARHIQNIGSKSLKLAKLNSLDYIPENENVNIADTTRTVLDINRISIRNAGITVTVHIPDNCIIRGDQILIQELIDNLISNAIKFSKPSCGTILIKADISHNIMTLTVSDTGIGLLPGEEQSIFEEFYKSDRSRHDKTSTGLGLAICKKIVQKHNGTITVSSKGPDCGTTFTLTLPVHLENEDPRVIHKNDN; translated from the coding sequence ATGAAACCAGGGACTGATTCAGGTCTACATATTTCTCTGCCGGTCCTGGTAATGGTGGTCCTTACAACGATATTCATTCTTGTAACCGGGATAATATCTGTTTTGATTCTTGATCAGACATATCAGCATTTGATGCATGAATGGGATAATGATGTCCGCCACAATGAACAATATCTTGAAAATTCTCTAAAACTTATAAACCTGGGACTTTTATTATTTGACCATACCTTTGATGCTTCGATGAAGGAACAGTTTGGATATTTTATTGAAGCATATAACCAGTCTGGTAATGATCCATCACTGATGAACCTGACCCATTTAAAATTGCAATTAAACCCATCATTACGAAATATTGCGGACTTTTATATTATTAACAGTTCTGGTATTGTCATTGATACCACCTATCCGGGTGATCTGGGACTTGATTTTAAAATCTGGCCTGCCGTGTATGAAGACATCTCTAATATTCGGAACGGATCAGTATTTGAAGCAGATCGTGCAGTTTATGGATTCAGCTCTGCAAAAAATTCGCGAAAATTTGCGTATCAGCCTACTCCAGATCATCAGTACCTCTTTGAAATTTCCTATCTCATAGGGGATTATGACGCTGCTAGAAAGAATTTCTCATATGCTCAGGTGATGAGAACTTTTGTCAATGATACACCACATATCCGCTCATTGACATTATATGATTCAATGAACAGGATCCTCTGGAGTAGTGACGGGAAGAGAACTCTACCCAATTCAGAAGTTATCAATTTTGTTAAGGGATCTTTCGAAAGAGGTAACCGGACATGGATATCAGATCCTGTAAATAATTCAGAGGTTTATTACAAGTTTATTGAAATTTCTGATGAAAGCACCGTTTCTGGAAATATGCTTGACCTTGTTGCAAGAATTGAATATGACACATCAGTGAGAGAAGCTCACCTGAACTCACTAAAATTATATCATGTTCTGGTTTCTTTTATTGCAATATTGCTCGGAATTTTCATTGCATATTTTCTGGCAAATCACATTACACGCCCGATGAGAAAAATAATTGATGACATTAACCGAATAGCCCATGGAGATTTATGTCATCGTGTCTCATATTCTGGAAGCGCTGAGTTTACTCAGTTAGAGGCCAGTCTGAATCTATTAATTACTCATCTTAACGATCTCATCACAAATCTTCAGGAGAAAGAGCAATATCTCAGGGAGAGCAAGGAAGGATACCAGACCCTGGTAGAACGATTAAATGAAGGAATATGGATCGTTGATAAAAACGAGATCACAACTTTTGTCAATTCCCGTATGGCTGAGATACTAGAGACGACTCCAGATGAAATCATTGGTAAACATGCCCGGGACATCATTCATCCCTCAAACTATGATTTATTTGATACAAAAATGAGTAATCGTCATCATGGCATATCGGAACGATATGAAATTTCTCTGCTTACAAGTAAAAATAATCTCATCTTTACAGAAATCTCTGCATCCCCTTCTTTATCAGATGATGGGAAATATATCGGATCATTTGGAATTGTAACTGATATTTCTGAACGGAAAGAGAATGAACAGAAGATCAGAAGTTATACTTTGGAACTAGAAAAGAGAACTCATGAGTTAGAGGTTGTCAGGGATGAATTATTTCGGATAAATAAAAATCTTGATAGTATCGTTCATGAACGGACAAAAGAGGTATTTCGGTTATTAGAACAGAAAAACGATTTTATCATGCAACTCGGCCATGATCTAAGAACGCCTCTCACTCCAATTCTAGGATTATTGCCTCGTCTCTATGAGATATCTGGCGAAGAACATGATATGATTTTACAGATCATTGAAAGAAACGCGAGGCATATTCAGAACATTGGCTCAAAATCATTGAAACTTGCAAAATTGAATTCTTTGGATTATATCCCGGAAAATGAAAATGTAAACATTGCAGATACTACCAGAACAGTCCTTGATATCAACCGCATATCAATTCGAAATGCCGGGATTACAGTGACTGTTCACATCCCTGATAATTGCATAATCAGGGGGGATCAGATTCTTATCCAGGAACTCATTGACAATCTTATTTCAAATGCCATAAAATTTTCAAAACCATCTTGTGGAACTATCCTAATAAAAGCTGATATTTCTCATAATATTATGACACTTACTGTTAGTGATACAGGAATTGGTCTGTTACCTGGTGAAGAGCAGAGTATTTTTGAAGAATTTTATAAATCAGACAGATCTCGCCATGATAAAACATCCACTGGACTTGGACTGGCGATATGTAAAAAAATAGTCCAAAAACATAATGGGACGATCACGGTCTCAAGTAAAGGACCTGATTGTGGTACTACATTTACTCTCACTCTTCCGGTTCATTTGGAGAATGAAGATCCCAGGGTCATTCATAAAAACGATAATTAA
- a CDS encoding SOS response-associated peptidase gives MSERYRVQIPDTYIPRYNLAPAEPMLFISKGDDSPLAEMGTFGFMNGLKTRIINARSETVLEKPLFRKINETGRCLIPVSGYYEWHHISGQKIPYYFFLPSYPILTFAGLMRDTGDVKEVVILTTASEGKVKIIHPRMPFIIPKEAENDYLAGCDPEKICKIPPSDLLIHRVSEKISTPGIDGPDLIRPISNHISNQTTLF, from the coding sequence TTGTCAGAACGTTATAGGGTTCAAATTCCTGATACATATATTCCACGATACAATTTGGCTCCTGCAGAACCAATGTTGTTTATTTCGAAGGGAGATGACAGCCCCTTAGCGGAAATGGGAACATTCGGTTTTATGAACGGATTAAAAACCCGAATTATCAATGCAAGATCAGAAACCGTTCTCGAAAAACCACTCTTCAGGAAAATCAATGAAACTGGAAGATGCCTTATTCCTGTATCCGGATATTATGAATGGCACCATATATCTGGGCAGAAAATTCCATATTATTTCTTTCTGCCATCTTATCCTATCCTGACATTTGCCGGCCTTATGAGAGATACCGGAGATGTGAAAGAGGTAGTAATTCTGACAACCGCTTCAGAAGGAAAAGTGAAAATCATTCATCCCCGGATGCCCTTTATTATCCCGAAAGAAGCTGAAAATGACTATCTTGCCGGATGTGATCCAGAAAAAATTTGCAAAATCCCTCCATCCGATCTTTTGATACATCGGGTGTCTGAAAAGATCAGTACTCCAGGAATAGATGGTCCGGATCTTATTCGTCCGATATCAAATCACATCTCCAACCAGACTACTCTTTTTTAA
- a CDS encoding response regulator has protein sequence MLFVDDEPSMCEIARIYLEERLGGCIITPVTDGETAIQLIESHSFDAIIADYEMPGLDGLELLRRVRNNNDMTPFLVCTGKSRHEVVIEALNAGADFYLQKGEDPYVLFTEMKQLIVQAVTRRRSEKALAKSRNFLEEIIDFLPDATLSVDSTQKIIAWNRVMEELTGIPSKDILFQKRNSVINRFKSPGALSLIERVLFLGEQASYISGDSDEDTRTITEEYHSFFGEGNDNDRYFRITVSPILSADMERIGFIGSVRDITLQKRSEYALIESRENFRALVENNTDIVMRFDLEGRHRYVNPAILPYIPFDPEYLIGKRYSDIIPYLKDGKKWDNLIHEVIISANPVEMNISFQSVKGLVTFNWRLFPELDMEGRVRSVLSISRDITFQLAFEKEKEALLSQIERNLGEFAILNDGIRNPLAVITGWLSMMDSIQGKERDTLMQQIREIDQMITQLDRRWVESEKVLGFLRRHYDIQNRFLPDQK, from the coding sequence GTGCTTTTTGTTGACGACGAGCCAAGCATGTGTGAAATTGCACGCATCTACCTTGAAGAACGGCTCGGAGGATGCATCATTACTCCGGTTACCGATGGCGAAACAGCTATCCAACTAATCGAATCTCATTCCTTTGATGCAATAATTGCAGATTATGAAATGCCAGGCCTTGATGGGCTGGAACTGCTCAGGAGAGTTCGAAATAATAATGACATGACTCCTTTTCTCGTTTGTACCGGAAAAAGCAGGCATGAGGTAGTGATTGAAGCACTAAACGCTGGTGCTGACTTTTATTTGCAAAAAGGAGAAGATCCTTATGTATTATTTACCGAGATGAAGCAGCTGATTGTCCAGGCAGTGACGAGAAGGCGATCAGAAAAAGCTCTTGCAAAGTCCAGAAATTTTCTTGAAGAAATCATTGATTTTCTCCCAGATGCTACTCTTTCAGTTGATTCAACACAAAAAATCATCGCATGGAACAGGGTAATGGAGGAACTCACCGGGATACCATCAAAAGACATCCTGTTCCAAAAAAGAAACAGTGTAATTAACCGATTCAAATCACCAGGAGCTTTATCACTGATTGAACGGGTTCTTTTTCTCGGAGAACAGGCCTCTTATATTTCTGGTGATTCAGATGAAGATACCAGAACAATAACTGAAGAGTATCATAGTTTTTTCGGAGAGGGAAATGATAATGACAGATATTTCAGGATAACAGTTTCTCCGATACTATCAGCAGATATGGAAAGAATCGGATTTATTGGCTCTGTCCGGGATATCACCCTTCAAAAACGTTCAGAATATGCATTAATTGAAAGCAGGGAAAATTTCAGGGCCTTGGTTGAGAATAATACAGATATTGTAATGAGGTTTGACCTTGAAGGTCGGCATAGATACGTCAATCCTGCAATTTTGCCATATATTCCTTTTGATCCAGAATACCTGATTGGGAAAAGATATTCTGACATCATCCCTTATTTAAAAGATGGTAAAAAATGGGATAATCTGATCCATGAGGTTATTATATCTGCAAATCCTGTAGAGATGAATATATCATTTCAATCCGTGAAAGGTCTGGTTACTTTTAATTGGCGCTTGTTCCCTGAACTGGACATGGAAGGGAGAGTAAGATCAGTTCTGTCAATTTCCCGTGACATTACATTTCAGCTTGCATTTGAGAAAGAAAAGGAAGCATTATTATCACAAATTGAACGTAATCTTGGAGAATTTGCCATCCTGAATGATGGGATCAGAAATCCACTTGCAGTAATTACCGGATGGTTGTCAATGATGGATTCTATACAAGGAAAAGAACGGGACACACTCATGCAACAAATCCGGGAAATTGACCAGATGATCACCCAACTGGATAGACGATGGGTAGAGTCTGAAAAAGTGCTGGGATTCCTGCGACGGCATTATGACATCCAAAACAGGTTCCTTCCAGACCAAAAATAG